Proteins from a genomic interval of Leishmania infantum JPCM5 genome chromosome 11:
- a CDS encoding putative zinc finger domain protein gives MTHHDDKTERQRLASAAVTPNPPISNGGSRKPSLMQPSPPQCDPQVLAPSTTAATVTCTSVAEGTLSHFPNGVGVPARCARPSDASVAQNRGTVLSVTPVAGLEKSILTLGEYVKGPAWPRIAATALPEPPEEPSSIFSPASVREAEVEVTAHRQRGGVGNHLPSETGATAPIGVSVGEGGTSRLPCAHLHPADVDLPIAEEMEVAEKHRYGDEREDAFFTSGSAWDGEERMRGASLHRAEEDAGDGWESEDWVDDNRKIPRSEEPCCSLCVNVSEEPDSWRHSQPRRHAFERPLHSMQVMAFVFELVLIGLFWSSVFMGYIMLYTQDKQDCLAEMVIFAILVLAGMVWLYTSLILISFKDCTDRSNSGEMCMFCRRRTHVDSKHCKACNKCVEGFDHHCKWLNVCVGTKNYQLFFSFVSAAVCVTLTGFLGGVTYLARWWHVLAERHSAYFRAGPIVMCTLMVVGIGPMAHLLLFHSYLCIVGKTTYQHILEKRKRTVEFPSGETEERFRKKRRLPCGC, from the coding sequence ATGACGCACCACGACGACAAGACAGAGCGACAGCGCTTGGCCAGTGCGGCGGTCACACCGAATCCGCCGATCAGCAACGGAGGTTCCCGCAAACCGAGCCTCATGCAGCCGTCCCCGCCTCAATGCGACCCACAGGTTCTTGCCCCTAGCACAACCGCCGCGACGGTGACGTGCACCTCGGTGGCTGAAGGGACGCTGTCCCACTTTCCCAACGGTGTTGGTGTGCCGGCTCGGTGTGCGCGGCCAAGCGACGCCTCTGTGGCACAGAACAGAGGCACAGTTCTCAGCGTCACGCCCGTGGCAGGTCTTGAGAAGTCGATTCTTACTCTCGGCGAGTATGTCAAGGGACCTGCGTGGCCGCGAATCGCCGCGACAGCGCTACCCGAGCCGCCGGAGGAGCCTTCCAGCATTTTTAGCCCCGCGTCCGtgcgggaggcggaggtcGAGGTGACCGCACACCGACAGCGGGGCGGGGTCGGCAACCATCTCCCCTCTGAGACTGGTGCCACTGCACCGATCGGTGTGAGCGTTGGCGAGGGTGGCACGTCGCGTCTGCCGTGCGCCCATCTGCATCCCGCTGACGTGGATCTCCCCATCGCGGAGGAAATGGAGGTGGCAGAGAAGCACCGGTACGGCGATGAGCGAGAGGACGCCTTTTtcacgagcggcagcgcttgGGATGGTGAAGAGCGCATGCGTGGAGCTTCTCTGCAccgcgccgaggaggatgcagGTGACGGTTGGGAAAGTGAGGACTGGGTTGACGACAACCGCAAGATTCCTCGCTCAGAGGAGCCGTGCTGCTCGCTGTGCGTGAACGTCAGCGAAGAACCCGATAGCTGGCGTCACAGTCAACCACGTCGCCACGCCTTCGAGCGCCCGCTGCACTCGATGCAGGTGATGGCGTTCGTCTTTGAGCTGGTGCTGATAGGCCTTTTCTGGTCTAGCGTCTTCATGGGGTACATCATGCTTTACACCCAGGACAAGCAGGACTGCCTGGCTGAGATGGTCATCTTCGCTATCCTCGTGCTTGCCGGCATGGTGTGGCTCTACACGTCCTTAATCCTAATCTCCTTCAAGGACTGCACGGACCGCAGCAACTCGGGTGAGATGTGCATGTtctgtcgccgtcgcacgcATGTGGACTCCAAGCACTGCAAGGCGTGCAACAAGTGCGTGGAGGGATTCGACCACCACTGCAAGTGGCTGAACGTGTGCGTCGGCACGAAGAACTACCAActcttcttctccttcgTGTCCGCCGCCGTGTGCGTGACTCTGACTGGCTTTCTGGGCGGCGTGACATACctggcgcggtggtggcatgtgctggcggagcgccACAGCGCCTACTTTCGCGCGGGCCCGATTGTCATGTGCACGTTAATGGTCGTGGGCATCGGCCCGATGGCGCACCTGCTCTTGTTCCACAGCTACCTCTGCATCGTTGGCAAGACGACGTATCAGCACATTCTTGAAAAGCGCAAGCGTACTGTGGAGTTCCCCAGCGGTGAAACGGAGGAGCGGTTTCGCAAGAAGCGACGGCTGCCGTGCGGCTGTTGA